The Candidatus Lernaella stagnicola sequence GGTGATACGGTTCTGGACCCGTTTTTGGGGACAGGCACAACAGCCATTGCCGCCGGCCGTTGGCGCAGACACAGTGTGGGATATGAGGTCGACCCGGAATATTTCAGACTCGCGAAGAAAAACATAGAGAATGCCACCGATCTATATCAAGAACTCACGGTATGCACCGAACATAACGCCGGAAACCAATGACACGTTTCTTGTCAAACGCTTGGGTCAAGGAAAACGTCGAGGAAGCTGTGCGCTATTTCTGGGAAACAAGAACGGGCCAAGCAAACAGGTCGAAACGGGACCAAGGGAATCGAAAAGCGGCAACAGGAGGAAAGCATCTTTGGCGTTTTTCGGAGATCTTTCAGGAGGTCGCTTTAGGGTCCGGTTATACGGACGACCATGTTTTTCTTACGCCGAAAAAAAAGAGGATACTTCCGGGGTATTTTCGTCCCACGAAGGATTGGGACTTCTTGGTCGTTAAAAACGGGAGACTCATTGCGGCGATCGAAATGAAATCGCATATTGGGCCGTCTTTCGGAAACAACTTCAACAACAGAGCCGAAGAAGCACTTGGAAATGCGGTGGACTTTTGGACCGCTTATCGGGAAAAGGTCTTCGGTCTGCAACCGAGCCCTTGGCTTGGATATGTCATGTTGTTGGAAGACCATGAGAAAGCAAGGAGGCCAACAAAGACGGAAACCTTCCACTTCCCCGTCCTTCCGGAACTGGATCGGGCATCTTATGCGAAACGTTATTCTGAACTCTGCTCGCGCCTTATCTTAGAGCGGAAATACAGCGCAGCCGCGTTGTTGGTAGCCCCAAAGCACAGCCCCGGCGAGTATTCGGAACCCAGCGATGAGCTGTCAATCAAACGATTCCTCAAGTCTTTTCGCGCTCATTTGCGAGCTAATATCAGCAGTTAGTTAAAGCGCGTCAAATGTGAAGGGTTTGAGTTCCTTGCGTTCGATTTCGTCGCTGTCGGGCGTCTCCACCGAGCGAAGCAACACGTCGAAATCGAGCATGCCGCGCGGTGCCGACGCCCGCACGTTTAACGTCGCGTCGGGATTGGCCAAGGGGCAGGGGACGTGCGCCGCGAAACGAACGATCGTGCGGTCGCCCGCCGCCAGCGTTCGGCGAACCAGCTTCCACGGCTCCCCATCGTACGTGGCGCTTGCTTCGACCTTCCCCGCATCGTGCGTTTCGATTTCGATGAACAAATCCTTGGCCGAAGCCCGCTTGTGCAGCGGCCCCGCGACCTCGACTTGCTTGGCGTCGCCTGAGAGCACGTCGGCCCGCAATTCGTACCAGTTGGCCGCAGGCCGACTGTCGACCTTCCCCGACCATTCGTTGTAGCGAATACCGCCCGTGTTGAAAGCGGGCTCGATGCCGAATACGCCTTGCCGCAGCACCCACCCGGCGGGCACGATTTTCGGCGTGCGCAGCGGTGGCGTCACGTTCGGCCGCGCCGCGCCGATCCGACACACGAAACGCGCCGCCGCGCCGTGAGCCGCCAGGCGGACCGTCGAACTGTCGTGCCGCAGGGAATTGTCTTCCATGCGCCGCGCCGCGAGCATGAAGAGCCCGGCATGCTGCAGGCGCCGCGTCATATCGAGGTCTTTGTCGAAACCGTGCGCCAAGCCTTTTTTCTCATAGGGAAAAGCGCCGTTGATCGACCCGCGAAATCCCAGCCGCGCCTGCTCGGCCACCACGAAGAACGCAAATACCAGCACGCCGACCCAAGCCGCTTTCACCGCCCGCCGCGCCGACCATGTCGCGATCCGCGCCCGCCACGTCACCAGGCGCCCGCGAAGGAAGAACGACAACACCAACACCGCCAACGCCGCCGGCGGCAGCCATAACATCCACGCCGTGGGCAGCACCGCCGACCACCCCGGATACCCGCCGATGAACACCGCACCCGCCGCGCCCAGGGCCGCAAAGTGCCCCACCAGCCGGGCCAACGCGAGGTAGGCGAGCGCGAAACCGGCGAGCCCCCACAGCATCGTCACCGCGAAGGGCGCAATCGCACCGCCGAAGGGGAGGATCATCGTCGCCCAGAAATCAAAGGTGTCCCAACCCACGGTGCGCTCGGCTTCGGCAAGCCGGGCGAGTGATTCGGGCCGCACGATGCCGCCGAAAAAAACCGCCGCGTGCGCCATCACCGCCAAGAACATGGCGATCAGCCAGGCACTGCGCGGGCTCGGGAAAGGTCGGGTTTGATCCATGGTCTCAAGATACGGACTGTGGGGGGCCTAGCGCAAGACACGGTTTGGCGCGCGGCGAAATCGTCACTATGATGAACGGAGCAACGAAAGGATTCGCGACATGAAACGAAGTGTTTGGTTCGCCGTCATCATCGCAATCGTCTTGGCCTCGCCCGCCGCAGCCGGCTGGTCGGCCACACCCTATCTGAAACCCTACATGCAGTTGGACCTCCCCGTGTTGGCCGCACCGCTGGCCGATCCTTATGAAGTGGGCGAGCAGCGTACGTTCTGGGGGTGGGACTTGTCCGGCATGCCGCCGGCGAACATCCAGTTTACCGCCACCTGCCGCGGCGCGTCCGACTTCGGCTACGTATTCGTCGCCGACGCGCTGTGGGGTGACGCCATGGATCAGGACGACGTCGACGCCGTGCTCGAAGCGTGGGACGAGACCTCGCCCGCCGGCAGCGTGGACCCCGACAGCGGCATCTACGACATCGAAGTGGAGCTATTCGGCGACCCGCCCGACACGGACGGCGTCCCGGGCGTCGTGCTGCTGTACTACGAGATGAACTGCTTCATGGGCACGTGCTTCGACGGCTTCTATCGCTATGACGACCAGACCGCGGGTCCCTACAGCAACGAGATGGACATGGTTCACCTCGATCCGACCGTCAACGATCCGGGCGACGATTACATGCTCGGTGTGGCGGCGCACGAGTTCAACCACATGCTGCAGATGGTGCACGATGTGAACGAAACCGCGTGGCTCTCCGAGTCCCTGGCCGAAGCCGCGATGATCGTCACCGGCTACGACACCGACACCGGTTGGCTGGCTGATTTCGCCGCCGACCCCACGACCGGATTCTTCGGCGACGAAACGAACGTGCATTACGGCGCGGCGCTCTTGCTCGGCACCTATCTCTACGAAGCCGGCGGCGCCACGCTGCTGCAGGCCGTCACGGCCGACTCGGACAACGGCGTCGAGAGTATCGAGAACCATTTGCCGGCCGGCGACGTTGATAACTTCGGCGAATTCTTCGGCGACATGGCGCTGGCCGCGGCGGCCGACTTCTTCGTCGAACAGCTCGACGCAACGACGGCGGCGCAGCAGGCGTATCAATACCGCTTGCTCTCGGTGGGCGAGTTGAACTGGACTGAGCCTTCCGAGTCGGGCAAAGCGGAAACAAGCTGGCAGACGACACTGCCCGGCGGCTCGATGGCCGCGCTGCGCTTCGACTTCGACACGCCGATGGGCGCGGCGGACGTCGCGCTTTCCGACACCAACGGGCTGATCGAGTACGGCGTGTTCGGCGCACCGGATGGCGAGGCCCTGGCGTACACGCGGTTCAACAATCCGGATGATGCCACGATCGAATGCCCGCTCGGCGCGGCGACCACGGCCGTCTTGGTGGCCGCCAATCCGCAGCCCGCGCCGGTGTCGCTGGATATCACCGTGACCTTTGTGGAAGCGGGAGCAGGTGATGACGACGTCACCGATGACGACACAACCGGCGACGACGACGACACAACCGACGACGACATCGGCGACGGATGCGGGTGCTGAGAACGACCGGGGCCTAATCGCTTACCCGGCTCCAGATTTGCGCGCGTACGGTTGGCGCGGCGGCGAAGGTCGGCCAGGCTTTCTCGCTGCGTGGCACGAAACCCGCTTCACGTAGAACGCGTATCGTCGGCTCGACACCGCGATCCAAATTGCGCCAACGCTCATGCGACAACAACAACGCCACGCGGCGATGCCCGGCAAGCCGCCGGCGCAATGCGGGTAAGTCGCATTCGTCGGTGAGGCTCGCCCCCGCTCGATGCGATTCCCCACCGGGCCGCAGGTCATTCGGTATGCCGACCGTCTCCAGCCCTTGTCCGTACCAGCGGTAGCCGTCGGCGGCGAACCACGCCACGCCCAACACCAGGTCGCCCGGCGCTGATTCGCTGTCGATCCATTGCGCGGCTTGGCGCAACGGCTCGCGACCCTGGCGGGCGGCTTCGGGCAACGCCAGGACGTTCAACCCGAGGATCAGGGCGAACAAGACGCCCGCGGCGAAACGCGGCCGCCACGCTGCGAACGGTGCGACGGCCAACAGGGCCAGCGGGGCGGCGATGACGACAAAGTAATGGAAGCCGATGAAGACGCCGAAAAGCAGATGCGCGGCCAGCGCCGCGATCACGACGATCCCCGTCACCAGCAGCAACGCCCGCGCGGGCCGGGAACCGCGCAGGGTCCAGGCGCCCCATGCCGCCAGCCCCCACGCCAACAAGGTCGCGGCGATCCCGGCCAGAGTCGGCCACAGCACGCGCAGCGCCGGTTCGACGCCGCCCAATCCGCCCGCGTTCAGGAAGATCTGCCCACCGCGTCGCGCCAAACGTTCGGGCGAGGCCGACCATTGCACCCAGCCG is a genomic window containing:
- a CDS encoding PaeR7I family type II restriction endonuclease is translated as MTRFLSNAWVKENVEEAVRYFWETRTGQANRSKRDQGNRKAATGGKHLWRFSEIFQEVALGSGYTDDHVFLTPKKKRILPGYFRPTKDWDFLVVKNGRLIAAIEMKSHIGPSFGNNFNNRAEEALGNAVDFWTAYREKVFGLQPSPWLGYVMLLEDHEKARRPTKTETFHFPVLPELDRASYAKRYSELCSRLILERKYSAAALLVAPKHSPGEYSEPSDELSIKRFLKSFRAHLRANISS
- a CDS encoding glycosyltransferase family 39 protein, which produces MSDRVRRWTVALLLAAGLAVYLSSLPGLSLNTDEVYLPLAARDGHLLAATTVDVHPPTFALLVGLAVRAGLPEAGWRLFSVLAWLATAFLAYVIGRRLAGDLAGILGAALLITSPMGFQLARLVRSYALAALLGAAVIALLLSLMERPDRRRAVALGVVLALGCYTFYYHVFLLAAVGLLGVWLYVRGDAAGRSVTGAALLAGLLFAPWLPVLWAQAGGLGGGWVQWSASPERLARRGGQIFLNAGGLGGVEPALRVLWPTLAGIAATLLAWGLAAWGAWTLRGSRPARALLLVTGIVVIAALAAHLLFGVFIGFHYFVVIAAPLALLAVAPFAAWRPRFAAGVLFALILGLNVLALPEAARQGREPLRQAAQWIDSESAPGDLVLGVAWFAADGYRWYGQGLETVGIPNDLRPGGESHRAGASLTDECDLPALRRRLAGHRRVALLLSHERWRNLDRGVEPTIRVLREAGFVPRSEKAWPTFAAAPTVRAQIWSRVSD